The following are encoded in a window of Pyxidicoccus trucidator genomic DNA:
- a CDS encoding LysR substrate-binding domain-containing protein, which yields MELRHLRYFSAVADTLHFGRAARRVHVSQPTLSQQIRQLEEELGTPLFERARSGVRLTQAGELFRTYASRALEDVNAGLSAVGALRGLATGALRVGYPPSMRGIVVPALAAVLRRHPGLALSAEEAVVRRLERRLADGKLDVGLGYAPARLSDLDAEPVFDSRLALVVARGHALAGAESVGVRQLTEEPFALLSRGLRVRARVDAWCAAMRLAPHIALESNAVATVLAIVRAGLAVTVLPEPQLADAERLVVKRLSPAPRSELAAVLWRKGAPRTPAAELFATEVRARAKEHGS from the coding sequence ATGGAGCTCCGACACCTGCGGTACTTCTCCGCCGTCGCCGACACGCTGCACTTCGGGCGCGCCGCGCGGCGGGTGCATGTCTCGCAGCCCACGCTGTCGCAGCAGATCCGCCAACTGGAGGAGGAACTGGGGACGCCGCTGTTCGAGCGGGCGCGCAGCGGGGTGCGGCTGACGCAGGCAGGGGAGCTGTTCCGCACATACGCGTCGCGCGCGCTGGAGGACGTGAATGCGGGACTCTCCGCGGTAGGAGCGCTGCGTGGGCTCGCGACGGGGGCGCTGCGCGTGGGCTACCCGCCCAGCATGCGGGGCATCGTGGTGCCCGCGCTGGCCGCCGTGCTGCGCAGACACCCGGGGCTCGCGCTGAGCGCCGAGGAGGCGGTCGTGCGACGCCTGGAGCGACGGCTCGCTGACGGCAAGCTGGACGTGGGGTTGGGCTATGCGCCGGCACGCCTGTCCGACCTGGATGCGGAGCCGGTCTTCGACAGCAGGCTCGCGCTGGTCGTCGCGAGAGGGCATGCACTGGCAGGAGCGGAGTCCGTGGGCGTCCGGCAGCTCACGGAGGAGCCCTTCGCGCTGCTGTCACGAGGGCTGAGGGTGCGCGCGCGCGTGGATGCCTGGTGTGCGGCCATGCGGCTCGCGCCCCATATCGCGCTCGAATCGAACGCGGTGGCCACCGTGCTCGCCATCGTGCGCGCGGGGCTCGCCGTCACGGTGCTTCCTGAGCCTCAGCTTGCGGACGCCGAGCGACTGGTAGTGAAGCGACTGTCCCCCGCACCGCGCTCGGAGCTCGCGGCGGTCCTCTGGCGCAAGGGCGCGCCGCGCACGCCAGCGGCGGAGCTGTTCGCCACGGAGGTGCGCGCACGGGCGAAGGAGCACGGGAGCTGA
- a CDS encoding acetolactate synthase large subunit: protein MKASDLFVKALEAEGVRCVYGLPGEENLDLLESMRAAGMRLVVTRHEQAAGFMAATQGRLTGRAGVCLATLGPGATNLVTAAAYAQLGAMPMVMLTGQKPIKASKQGHFQIVDVVGMMRPLTKSTRTLVSAEHVPSAVREAFRRAEEERPGATHLELPEDVARESTDAAPLAPGVLRRPVADEASIAQAVEAIASARRPLLMIGAGANRKLTSEMLRVFVDRVGMPFFSTQMGKGVVDESHPLWMGTAAMSDGDFVHRAIEASDCIVNVGHDVIEKPPFVMRDGRRTVVHLNFSSAEVDPVYFPQVQVAGDIANSVWRIAEGVGSRSHWDFAPFEKARAGLEAQLAGGAGDDRFPIYPARLVAEVRRAMPDDGIVCLDNGMYKLWFARYYRSRRPNTLLLDNALATMGAGLPSAIAAKLVHPRRKVLAVCGDGGFMMNSQELETAVRLRLDLTVVVVRDDGYGMIRWKQGEMGLPDFGMTLGNPDFVRYAEAYGAKGHRPASATEFGATLARCLESGGVHVIDLPIDYSDNARALSAGAEAGTER from the coding sequence ATGAAGGCATCAGACCTGTTCGTCAAAGCGCTCGAAGCCGAGGGCGTGCGCTGCGTCTACGGACTCCCCGGTGAGGAGAACCTGGACCTGCTGGAGTCGATGCGCGCGGCGGGCATGCGCCTGGTCGTCACCCGTCACGAGCAGGCCGCCGGCTTCATGGCCGCCACGCAGGGACGGCTCACCGGGCGCGCGGGCGTGTGCCTCGCGACGCTGGGCCCGGGGGCAACCAACCTCGTCACGGCCGCCGCCTACGCGCAGCTCGGCGCCATGCCCATGGTGATGCTCACCGGCCAGAAGCCCATCAAGGCCAGCAAGCAGGGCCACTTCCAGATTGTCGACGTCGTCGGGATGATGCGGCCTCTCACCAAGTCCACCCGCACGCTCGTCTCCGCGGAGCACGTCCCCTCGGCGGTGCGCGAGGCCTTCCGCCGCGCGGAAGAGGAGCGTCCCGGCGCCACCCACCTGGAGCTGCCCGAGGACGTGGCCCGAGAGTCCACCGATGCCGCTCCGCTGGCGCCCGGCGTCCTCCGCCGGCCCGTGGCCGACGAGGCGTCCATTGCCCAGGCCGTCGAGGCCATCGCCTCCGCGCGGCGTCCGCTGCTGATGATTGGCGCTGGCGCCAACCGCAAGCTCACCTCGGAGATGTTGCGCGTCTTCGTGGACCGCGTGGGCATGCCCTTTTTCAGCACTCAGATGGGCAAGGGCGTGGTGGATGAGTCGCACCCGTTGTGGATGGGCACCGCGGCGATGTCCGATGGCGACTTCGTCCACCGCGCCATCGAGGCGTCGGACTGCATCGTCAACGTGGGCCATGACGTCATCGAGAAGCCGCCCTTCGTCATGCGCGACGGCCGCCGCACGGTGGTCCACCTGAACTTCTCCTCGGCCGAGGTCGACCCCGTGTACTTCCCGCAGGTGCAGGTGGCGGGCGACATCGCCAACTCGGTGTGGCGCATCGCGGAGGGTGTCGGCTCCCGCTCGCACTGGGACTTCGCTCCATTCGAGAAGGCCAGGGCCGGGCTCGAAGCCCAGCTCGCGGGCGGCGCGGGCGATGACCGCTTCCCCATCTACCCCGCGCGGCTCGTCGCGGAAGTCCGGCGTGCCATGCCAGACGACGGCATCGTCTGCCTGGACAACGGCATGTACAAGCTCTGGTTCGCCCGCTACTACCGCTCCCGTCGGCCCAACACGCTGCTGCTCGACAACGCCCTGGCGACGATGGGCGCGGGGCTCCCGTCCGCCATCGCGGCGAAGCTGGTCCACCCGCGTCGCAAGGTGCTCGCGGTCTGCGGTGACGGCGGGTTCATGATGAACTCCCAGGAACTGGAGACCGCGGTGCGCCTGCGGCTGGACCTGACCGTGGTGGTGGTGCGCGACGACGGCTACGGGATGATTCGCTGGAAGCAGGGGGAGATGGGCCTTCCGGACTTCGGGATGACGCTCGGCAACCCCGACTTCGTCCGCTACGCGGAGGCGTACGGCGCGAAGGGACACCGGCCGGCGAGCGCCACCGAGTTCGGCGCGACGCTCGCCCGCTGCCTGGAGTCGGGCGGTGTGCACGTCATCGACCTGCCCATCGACTACTCGGACAACGCGCGCGCGCTCAGCGCCGGTGCCGAGGCTGGAACGGAGCGCTGA
- a CDS encoding aldehyde dehydrogenase family protein, with product MLAERYPYYLANRARQPNADLAVTDKYSGEVVSRVALADAGAVQEAIAAAVRAAGPMRKLAPYARQEVLEHCVRRFRERAEELAFALCVEAGKPLRDARGEVTRLIETFKAAAEEAVRGGGEVLNLEVSKRTAGYRGFTQRVPVGPVSFITPFNFPLNLVAHKVAPAIAAGCPFVLKPSDRTPVSALLMAEVLAETDLPEGAFSVLPTRLEDVGPFIEDDRLKLLSFTGSEKVGWDLKARAGRKKVVLELGGNAACVVDQDQGEHLDFVADRISHGAFFQAGQSCISVQRVLVHEDLHGALRERLVTRARALRAGNPREETTTLGPMIDEPAARRLEGWIQQAVKRGARVLAGGGRRGALLEATVLEGVPTDEPLCAEEAFGPVLLLQPFRDFEDALREVNDGRYGLQAGIFTQDLTRAMRAWDELEVGGVVVGDVPSFRVDTMPYGGVKGSGLGREGVKYAIEDMTEPRLLVIRQG from the coding sequence ATGCTGGCTGAACGCTACCCGTACTATCTGGCCAACCGCGCGCGGCAGCCCAACGCGGACCTGGCCGTCACCGACAAGTACTCGGGCGAAGTCGTGTCCCGGGTGGCGCTCGCGGACGCGGGCGCCGTGCAGGAGGCCATCGCCGCCGCCGTGCGCGCCGCGGGCCCCATGCGCAAGCTGGCGCCGTATGCCCGCCAGGAGGTGCTGGAGCACTGCGTGCGCCGCTTCCGTGAGCGCGCGGAGGAGCTCGCGTTCGCGCTCTGCGTCGAGGCGGGCAAGCCGCTTCGCGACGCCCGGGGCGAGGTCACCCGGCTCATCGAGACCTTCAAGGCGGCGGCGGAGGAGGCCGTGCGCGGCGGGGGCGAGGTCCTCAACCTGGAGGTGTCGAAGCGCACGGCGGGCTACCGGGGCTTCACCCAGCGCGTCCCCGTGGGCCCTGTCTCCTTCATCACCCCGTTCAACTTCCCGCTCAACCTGGTGGCGCACAAGGTGGCGCCCGCCATCGCCGCGGGCTGCCCCTTCGTGCTCAAGCCGTCGGACCGCACGCCCGTGAGCGCGCTGCTCATGGCGGAGGTGCTCGCCGAGACGGACCTCCCCGAGGGCGCCTTCTCCGTCCTCCCCACGCGCCTGGAGGACGTGGGCCCGTTCATCGAGGACGACCGGCTGAAGCTCCTCTCCTTCACGGGCTCGGAGAAGGTGGGGTGGGATTTGAAGGCGCGGGCCGGCCGCAAGAAGGTGGTGCTGGAGCTGGGCGGCAACGCGGCCTGCGTGGTGGACCAAGACCAGGGCGAGCACCTGGACTTCGTCGCCGACCGCATCTCACACGGCGCGTTCTTCCAGGCGGGGCAGAGCTGCATCTCCGTGCAGCGCGTGCTCGTGCACGAGGACCTTCATGGCGCCCTGCGCGAGCGGCTCGTCACGCGGGCGCGGGCCCTGCGAGCGGGCAACCCGAGGGAGGAGACGACCACGCTCGGCCCGATGATTGACGAGCCCGCCGCGCGGCGCCTGGAAGGCTGGATTCAGCAGGCGGTGAAGCGGGGGGCTCGGGTGCTGGCGGGAGGCGGGCGGCGTGGCGCGCTGCTCGAAGCCACGGTGCTGGAGGGTGTCCCCACGGACGAGCCACTGTGCGCGGAGGAGGCCTTTGGCCCCGTCCTGTTGCTCCAGCCCTTCCGCGACTTCGAGGACGCGCTCCGCGAGGTGAACGACGGGCGCTATGGCCTCCAGGCGGGCATCTTCACCCAGGACCTGACGCGGGCGATGCGGGCCTGGGACGAGCTGGAGGTGGGCGGCGTCGTCGTGGGCGACGTGCCGAGCTTCCGCGTCGACACCATGCCCTACGGCGGGGTGAAGGGCTCCGGGCTGGGACGCGAAGGCGTGAAGTACGCCATCGAGGACATGACCGAGCCGAGGCTGCTCGTCATCCGCCAGGGCTGA
- a CDS encoding HEAT repeat domain-containing protein has product MPHSLPVELTPGRSRRLLEQRLRTERLDLAELRGLLAAPEPDGVHAALLHLKRRLERLEGEDTPSHLLEALPVALGACAPETHVLLAEVARLLPPEVPMARLAALSEAKGPRPVEAELAWLVTEVLREPARLARHPGGELLLRAVQRLAPAEAADAEALVDALCAHPDPDIQRMGLRHLGDALALGFVPLTHALALAVRALEAPDARVALQAAELLAEPWAARAELAPAVRPLQSLLGRSERLAIAALRALARRGEAAALRLVLEDEQRWRSVRREAMALLAPFASHEELRLALLVSRQDPLYFGPTCAALLQTLYRRGVRCEPEDVPLVRELFLSSPGIEPEVLAEVLSLRQREYVEPLRGLPPTDPDFPRHLTLLRELDGAEALDLLRALLLRPEARPLWPEVIEALGHQGHEAAEEDLLACFEVEPWACLDALRHLGGPRTVAFLRSHPGVSATETGLEGAVMWRAEALALLAALDDAPPSVQSWRAGGAPGPEVFASLQPVFDDAAFEEVARLALHSGHPLRLQAIGQLGREARLRVLVPLGALLLDEDEHVRSAAHGAIASVGLGLRASGRARPRVLLTCSSGDDAGALVLAECLLDQLQRADLSNAQLERVLGQLVGRKHPALARRVRRFLRHGSVQVQKLALECLAGSGDPRAVAWLVPFARSEDIYRLRQVLLGLGAFKVEWAVPLIAAGLDHPNMNIKKTAAESLASTGPGWPAPIAVMLGWLRRHDNPGLRRSLVRALLGVCGRRYVATVLDALREATSPREQELLCETLSDVLSPHALVALLRRGAPMARVLLDAVYGGVLELPTDALDTLAVLLRRHGLAHLLPASSDDPVRARLLRERRLDADLVWMDDLLSSGDAASLEAAEEGFTKLLSGTVTTELTDSRAAVLTRHLEVIRGLLDSPRLALRRLARSLLELLALSGRLSEPERVGALADVRRALAASRLEPREALTVMHRLGAVLSRDEARVASALPDERVALWGAERLGLAGELSGQELLDALVQSRSAPVRRFFVPFALHAVPPLQVLEAVARGPHPDLLETVRQQWGAGVAEEALVAGLLQAAEAAGPVAAGILVRWLGDVGTEAARAALRRLARRHEQGLALTALSALGTPASDEDEALMVELVAHAHVEVRRQAARHLWRIRGLPRLQGLLEHLGAERPLRWVPPGALDRRDLEALRAMLGSVDAGLEGEMWLESLAELLGRLQPKMRETPAYVALLLDVWRLGRGRSAKMAAGALRSLPVSRVLPFLLPMLREGHTAVLDVLASGSAWGPELMALFSRARGLDRTHFLELLERGASAQALEGHGLEEVLLGIVHEDADHREAALRVLGGLAAWGTRETAFRLGGWLGSLANREGDARVLDALLRGLERQGAEVRIALLSQVASPALRGDVVAALAPLVLDDPSLDRALTPALLRDVERRLETLAWEGSEPDPRALELMALRRGPHVIDRLSGMLSHRKPWVRLRAHRLLRELVSRELYLDLTRELLKDPEAGHVVRAIRTLAFGGHRPAVADLAALLHDHRNPVAHAALDGLLVMGDTALPILRGELAHARPDRRATLARVISSLETVSASFRAAP; this is encoded by the coding sequence ATGCCTCACTCACTGCCCGTCGAGCTGACCCCAGGGAGGAGCCGCCGGCTCCTCGAACAGCGGCTCAGGACCGAGCGTCTGGACCTCGCTGAGCTTCGCGGACTGCTCGCGGCGCCGGAACCGGACGGCGTCCATGCCGCGCTGCTGCACCTGAAGCGGCGCCTGGAGCGGCTGGAGGGCGAGGACACACCCTCGCACCTGCTGGAGGCGCTCCCCGTGGCTCTCGGTGCGTGTGCGCCCGAGACGCACGTCCTCCTCGCGGAGGTGGCCCGCCTGCTTCCTCCCGAAGTTCCCATGGCGCGACTGGCCGCGCTGTCGGAGGCGAAGGGGCCACGTCCGGTCGAAGCCGAGCTGGCCTGGCTCGTCACGGAGGTCCTGCGCGAGCCCGCGAGGCTGGCGCGCCACCCGGGTGGGGAGCTGCTGCTCCGCGCTGTCCAGCGCCTCGCTCCAGCCGAGGCGGCCGACGCGGAGGCCCTGGTCGACGCGCTGTGCGCCCACCCGGACCCGGACATCCAGCGGATGGGACTTCGTCACCTGGGTGACGCACTCGCCTTGGGATTCGTGCCGCTGACCCATGCGCTGGCGCTGGCGGTTCGCGCGCTCGAAGCTCCCGACGCACGCGTGGCCCTCCAGGCGGCGGAGTTGCTCGCGGAGCCCTGGGCGGCGAGAGCCGAGCTGGCGCCCGCCGTGCGCCCACTCCAGTCCTTGCTGGGGCGCTCGGAACGCCTTGCCATCGCCGCCCTTCGCGCCCTGGCTCGGCGGGGAGAAGCCGCCGCGCTGCGGCTCGTGCTGGAAGACGAGCAGCGGTGGCGCTCGGTACGACGCGAGGCCATGGCGCTGCTGGCTCCGTTCGCGAGCCATGAGGAGCTGCGGCTCGCGCTCCTCGTCTCGCGGCAGGACCCGCTGTACTTCGGCCCCACGTGCGCGGCGCTGCTCCAGACGCTCTACCGGCGAGGCGTGCGATGCGAGCCGGAGGACGTGCCCCTCGTGCGGGAGCTGTTCCTCTCCAGTCCGGGCATCGAGCCCGAGGTCCTCGCGGAGGTGCTGAGCCTCCGGCAGCGCGAGTACGTCGAGCCGCTCCGGGGCCTGCCACCGACAGACCCGGACTTCCCCCGTCACCTCACGCTCCTGCGGGAGCTGGATGGTGCCGAGGCGCTCGACCTGCTCCGCGCGCTGCTCCTCCGGCCCGAGGCCCGGCCGCTCTGGCCCGAGGTCATCGAGGCGCTCGGTCATCAGGGACATGAGGCCGCGGAGGAGGACCTCCTCGCATGCTTCGAGGTCGAGCCCTGGGCCTGTCTCGATGCCCTCCGCCACCTCGGAGGCCCGCGGACCGTGGCCTTTCTCCGCTCGCACCCGGGAGTGAGTGCTACCGAGACGGGCCTGGAGGGGGCGGTGATGTGGCGTGCCGAGGCGCTTGCCCTGCTGGCGGCTCTCGATGACGCCCCTCCCTCCGTTCAATCCTGGCGCGCGGGCGGCGCGCCGGGTCCCGAGGTGTTCGCGAGTCTCCAGCCCGTCTTCGATGACGCGGCCTTCGAAGAGGTCGCCCGCCTCGCCCTCCACTCGGGGCATCCACTGCGGCTCCAGGCCATCGGCCAGCTTGGACGTGAGGCCCGGCTGCGCGTGCTCGTGCCGCTCGGAGCGTTGTTGCTCGACGAGGATGAGCACGTCCGGTCCGCTGCGCACGGGGCCATCGCCAGCGTGGGGCTCGGCCTTCGTGCGAGCGGGCGCGCGCGTCCCCGTGTCCTCCTCACCTGTTCCTCCGGGGACGATGCGGGAGCGCTCGTGCTCGCGGAGTGTCTGCTCGACCAGCTCCAGCGAGCGGACCTCAGCAACGCCCAGCTCGAACGGGTGTTGGGGCAGCTCGTGGGCCGGAAGCACCCGGCGCTCGCGCGGCGCGTCCGTCGCTTCCTGCGCCATGGGAGCGTGCAGGTGCAGAAGCTCGCGCTGGAGTGCCTCGCGGGCTCCGGGGACCCTCGTGCAGTAGCGTGGCTGGTTCCCTTCGCTCGCTCCGAGGACATCTACCGCCTGCGGCAGGTGCTCCTTGGCCTCGGCGCCTTCAAGGTGGAGTGGGCGGTGCCGCTGATCGCGGCGGGGCTCGACCACCCCAACATGAACATCAAGAAGACCGCCGCCGAGTCGCTCGCGAGCACCGGCCCCGGGTGGCCCGCGCCCATCGCGGTGATGCTCGGCTGGTTGCGGCGGCACGACAACCCCGGCCTGCGTCGCTCCCTGGTTCGAGCGCTCCTTGGCGTCTGTGGTCGACGGTATGTGGCCACGGTGCTCGATGCGCTCCGGGAGGCCACGTCGCCTCGCGAGCAGGAGTTGCTGTGCGAGACACTCTCCGACGTGCTGTCACCCCATGCCCTGGTGGCGCTCCTGCGGCGCGGCGCGCCCATGGCGAGGGTGCTGCTCGACGCGGTGTACGGCGGGGTCCTCGAACTTCCGACGGATGCGCTCGACACGCTGGCGGTGCTCCTGCGCCGTCACGGGCTGGCGCACCTGCTTCCCGCCTCTTCAGATGACCCCGTGCGGGCGAGGCTGCTCCGTGAGCGCCGGCTGGACGCGGACCTGGTGTGGATGGACGACCTGCTCTCCTCCGGAGATGCGGCCTCGCTCGAAGCCGCGGAGGAGGGCTTCACGAAGCTGCTCTCGGGGACTGTCACCACTGAGCTCACCGACAGCCGGGCTGCCGTCCTGACGCGGCACCTCGAGGTCATTCGAGGACTGTTGGACAGTCCCAGGTTGGCCTTGCGGCGCCTCGCGCGCTCTCTGCTGGAGCTGCTCGCCCTCTCCGGACGTCTATCCGAGCCCGAGCGCGTGGGCGCGCTCGCGGACGTGCGTCGCGCGCTGGCTGCGTCGCGTCTTGAGCCGCGGGAAGCGCTGACCGTTATGCATCGACTCGGGGCCGTGCTCTCCCGGGACGAAGCCCGGGTGGCTTCCGCGCTGCCCGATGAACGCGTGGCACTCTGGGGCGCCGAGCGCCTTGGCCTCGCGGGTGAGCTGTCCGGCCAGGAGTTGCTCGACGCCCTCGTCCAGTCGCGCTCGGCCCCGGTGCGGCGGTTCTTCGTGCCGTTCGCGCTGCATGCCGTGCCGCCCCTCCAGGTGCTCGAAGCCGTGGCGCGTGGGCCGCATCCGGACCTGCTGGAGACCGTGCGGCAGCAGTGGGGAGCGGGGGTTGCAGAGGAGGCACTCGTCGCGGGGCTCCTCCAGGCGGCCGAAGCGGCGGGGCCGGTGGCGGCGGGAATCCTCGTGCGGTGGCTGGGTGACGTGGGAACGGAAGCGGCCCGCGCGGCGCTGCGGCGGCTCGCGCGCCGTCATGAGCAGGGGCTTGCCCTCACCGCGCTCTCCGCGCTGGGAACGCCCGCGTCCGATGAGGACGAGGCCCTCATGGTCGAGCTGGTCGCCCATGCTCACGTCGAGGTCCGCCGCCAGGCCGCACGCCACCTCTGGCGGATTCGCGGGCTCCCCCGCCTCCAGGGGCTGCTCGAACACCTCGGCGCGGAACGGCCGCTCCGGTGGGTTCCTCCGGGGGCGCTCGACCGACGGGACTTGGAAGCCCTCCGGGCGATGCTCGGCTCGGTGGACGCGGGGCTGGAAGGGGAGATGTGGCTGGAGTCCCTGGCCGAGCTGCTCGGTCGTCTCCAGCCGAAGATGCGAGAGACACCCGCGTACGTTGCTCTGCTGCTCGACGTGTGGCGGTTGGGTCGCGGGCGCTCCGCGAAGATGGCGGCGGGGGCGCTTCGCTCGCTCCCCGTGTCACGGGTGCTGCCCTTCCTCTTGCCGATGCTTCGCGAGGGCCACACCGCGGTGCTGGACGTGCTTGCCAGCGGCTCGGCGTGGGGTCCCGAGTTGATGGCGCTGTTCAGCCGGGCTCGGGGACTCGACCGGACGCACTTCCTGGAGCTGCTCGAGCGAGGAGCTTCCGCGCAGGCCCTCGAAGGCCACGGCCTGGAGGAGGTGCTCCTCGGCATCGTCCACGAGGACGCGGACCACCGCGAGGCGGCGCTGCGGGTGCTGGGGGGGCTCGCGGCGTGGGGAACCCGTGAGACGGCCTTCCGTCTCGGAGGGTGGCTTGGCTCGCTCGCGAATCGGGAAGGTGACGCGAGGGTGCTGGACGCCCTGCTGCGAGGACTCGAACGGCAGGGCGCCGAGGTGCGAATCGCACTGCTCTCCCAGGTTGCCTCCCCGGCCTTGCGAGGGGACGTCGTCGCGGCCCTCGCGCCGCTCGTGCTGGACGACCCGTCCCTCGACAGGGCGCTGACTCCAGCGCTGCTGAGAGACGTTGAACGAAGGCTGGAGACGCTCGCCTGGGAGGGCTCGGAGCCCGACCCGAGGGCACTGGAGTTGATGGCGCTCCGCAGGGGCCCCCACGTCATCGACCGGCTCTCCGGGATGCTCTCGCACCGGAAGCCCTGGGTGCGCCTGCGTGCGCACCGGTTGCTGCGGGAGCTGGTGTCCCGAGAGTTGTATCTGGACCTTACGCGCGAGCTGCTGAAGGACCCGGAAGCGGGCCATGTCGTCCGAGCCATCCGCACGCTCGCGTTCGGGGGACACCGTCCCGCCGTGGCCGACCTGGCGGCGCTGCTGCATGACCACCGCAATCCGGTTGCGCACGCGGCGCTGGACGGGCTGCTCGTCATGGGGGACACGGCGCTGCCCATCCTCCGAGGCGAGCTCGCGCATGCCCGCCCGGACCGACGCGCGACCCTGGCCCGGGTCATCTCCAGCCTGGAGACGGTCAGCGCATCGTTTCGCGCAGCTCCATGA
- a CDS encoding leucyl aminopeptidase, which produces MSFPSFHAEAVADFHPAPSVDEVGAIKLHVSKTAPADAGVIGIPIGVEGEVPPELGIDRATLSASGFEGKVGQSLVIPRKGGPALIAVGIGPQAERSLASLRHSAATFARAGSHYNHLAVNLPSFVGVAPDAAAMAVVEGVLLARYRYRPLKRMTQQEPPLGQLTLVSQSLPPDEVKRGVERGRRTAQATELARDLSNAPATLLTARRLEEIARVVAESSGLDIEVFDEKALSELGCGGMIGVNAGSSEPPRLIKLIYRPKDSRGQPIEPSGRISLVGKGIMYDSGGLGLKPNDLVHAAMKTDMSGAAAILAAMSALSGLGAKAYVTGYLMCTDNMPGGKAMRLGDVLTARGGKTVEVLNTDAEGRLVMMDGLVLATEEQPPPDAILDIATLTGACERALGNDNAGVIGNHQGIVDQVRAAAEKTDETVWQFPLDRRMRKELDSEVADIKNIGGINAGQITAALFLEEFVAGIPWAHIDMAGTSRVETDKTWRSKGATGYGTRLLIELMLSFNPPRETQH; this is translated from the coding sequence ATGTCATTTCCATCGTTTCATGCGGAAGCCGTCGCTGACTTCCATCCCGCGCCTTCGGTGGACGAAGTCGGCGCCATCAAACTTCACGTTTCGAAGACCGCTCCCGCGGACGCTGGCGTCATCGGCATCCCGATCGGCGTCGAAGGCGAGGTGCCTCCCGAGCTCGGGATTGACAGAGCCACGCTCTCAGCATCCGGTTTCGAGGGAAAGGTGGGCCAGTCCCTCGTCATCCCGCGCAAGGGTGGCCCCGCGCTGATAGCCGTTGGCATTGGACCCCAGGCCGAGCGCTCGCTGGCCTCGCTCAGGCATTCCGCCGCCACGTTCGCCAGGGCGGGCAGCCATTACAATCACCTCGCGGTGAACCTGCCTTCCTTCGTCGGCGTCGCTCCTGACGCGGCGGCCATGGCCGTGGTCGAAGGGGTGCTTCTGGCACGCTACCGTTATCGGCCGCTCAAGCGCATGACCCAGCAGGAGCCGCCACTCGGCCAGCTCACCCTCGTGTCGCAGTCACTGCCACCCGACGAGGTGAAGCGCGGCGTTGAGCGCGGTCGGCGCACGGCCCAGGCCACCGAGCTTGCCCGTGACCTGTCCAACGCACCCGCCACCCTGCTTACCGCCCGCCGCCTGGAGGAGATCGCCCGCGTCGTGGCGGAGTCGTCCGGTCTCGACATCGAGGTATTCGACGAGAAGGCGCTCTCGGAGCTCGGCTGCGGCGGCATGATTGGCGTGAACGCAGGCAGCTCCGAGCCGCCGCGGCTCATCAAGCTCATCTACCGTCCGAAGGACAGTCGCGGCCAGCCCATCGAGCCGTCAGGCCGCATCTCCCTCGTCGGGAAAGGCATCATGTACGACTCGGGCGGCCTCGGTCTCAAACCGAACGACCTCGTCCACGCGGCCATGAAGACAGACATGTCTGGCGCCGCTGCCATCCTCGCGGCGATGTCCGCGTTGTCAGGGCTTGGAGCCAAGGCCTACGTCACTGGCTACCTCATGTGCACCGACAACATGCCAGGAGGGAAGGCGATGCGGCTCGGCGATGTGCTGACCGCCCGCGGAGGGAAGACTGTCGAAGTCTTGAACACCGACGCCGAAGGCCGGCTTGTCATGATGGACGGGCTGGTGCTGGCGACGGAAGAGCAGCCGCCACCCGACGCCATCCTCGACATCGCCACTCTCACCGGAGCGTGTGAACGGGCCCTCGGCAACGACAATGCGGGCGTCATTGGGAACCACCAGGGCATCGTCGACCAGGTGCGCGCCGCCGCGGAGAAGACCGACGAGACGGTGTGGCAGTTCCCGCTCGACAGGCGCATGCGCAAGGAGCTCGATTCGGAGGTGGCGGACATCAAGAACATCGGTGGGATCAATGCGGGTCAGATCACCGCCGCGCTCTTCCTCGAGGAGTTCGTCGCCGGCATTCCCTGGGCACACATCGACATGGCCGGAACCTCTCGGGTCGAGACCGACAAGACCTGGCGCTCCAAGGGGGCGACCGGCTACGGCACGCGCCTGCTCATCGAGCTCATGCTGTCCTTCAACCCTCCCCGCGAGACCCAGCACTGA